CCACTTTGGCGCTGCACGGATGAAAGCCAACAAAACCAGATTTATTTGACTATTAACAGCTTATAACAAGCTCTAATTAAAGGCCACTACATGAGAAGGTAACTCACGTTTTAACCAGTCTAAGGGTTAATCCTATTTCTCCAAAAGATACAAAAACCCACTGGTGGCCATACCTTGCCCAAGGGGAAGTGCAGGGTTTGCCTGAGAAGCAGATACCAGACCTAAGGATGGTGAATACAGCTCTACTCTGCTGAGGCCACTCTGAGTTCCAGCCCTTGCACTACACACCACGAACATAGGAAGGTACAAAACTTCCATCCCAGGCACAACAAACAGCTGCATAACTTCCCCAGCTCCTCCACGCGTGCATTCATCTGAAACTGTTAGTGACTTTGGCTCACCTCAGTGAAGGTAATGGGTTTGTCTCTGGAGACATAGTCTGCATATTTGCACATAAAAACTCCGCAGTCACTTCCATTCGATTGCTGAGGAATTTCCTAACGTGTGGAAAGAAGGtggagaatttgttctatcttaaaagaaaagcaccTTGGATGTagcaccacccaccaccaccaGTACGCTGACTTGCCAACCTACACGCACAACCCAACCCACACACAAGGAGTACAACCCAGTGAACCACATCTTCACacccctctgcttcctctgcttggATCCTATAATCCAAACTCTTGCAGGGGTAGCAGCAATCCACCCTGCAAGGTGTCTTGAAGTTTGCACTGTGAGCAGCACAACAGTGTCACGTCTCCTAAGGTCGCCGATGCTGCTTATTGCTATTAATTCATTGAAAGACATCGGCTCAATCCTTTTCTTCATCACCTGCCAGAATTTGCACTCCAAAGAAGAATCACCTCAAAGCCCTACCTGCTTTTGGAAGCCTCTGCTCTTTGACAAGAGCTAAACAGATCCTTAAATTCGACTTGTGAAAAAGGTGCAAAGCCAGATTCACCCTAGCATGGCAGactaatagaaaaataaagtattcaGCCAGCAAGGAAAGGCGCTGCCTCACATCCCAGCACGGCTTCCTAATCCACTCGCAGCCTGGGATGGTACCTGACAAAAACGAGATGCTTATGGATGCTCTTTAAAGCTTAGACTTATTAAGAAAGCGTTAAAGGCCTTTGTGATGAGGAGCTGTGGGTTCACATTTCAGATCCCAGTAGTGCTCACATACATGGGACTCCATGCTGTGAAGAGTCCACTCCGAAGATGACAGCTTCACATTTTGTTTCTCCCAGCTTTCTTCTTGCAGGTATTggctgtttaaaacaaaacagaacaaaacaaaacaactcttcatttctgtattttaggCCAACAAAAAAGAGATGCTGAAAGACCATAGGAAGCCACATGGCAGGACAATAAAATGTCAGCGGATCTTTACTGCCATAAGGCATTTGGAGGAACAACTCAAATGTTAAGTTTGCATACACTTCACGGTGATGCTTTGTACATGCACATACTGGAAACCAGGCAGGTATCACTCCCCTGGATGGAGGGGTGATGTGAGAACGGTTTCTGTCCCCTGGCTACAGAAAAAGCAAACGCTTCCAGTTGTGTTACAGATACAAAAACCTAAAAACCTTCTCAGAGTCCACAACGTAAAAGCATCGACTGAGCAGTTACTTACAGTACAGTTTCACAAATCTtgtctcctttctttccaaatgagTCAAAGTAGGTGATGGTCTTCTTTCTGACATCTACGACCTGTTATTGAAAAGAAACCATTAGACACTGCACAAGCCTATgcagcaaacagaacaaaaactgaTCAACgtttcttgcttgcttgctttctacCCACTTAATTGTTCGATTTAAAAGTGACTCACCACCAATGTCCAGTGTGATCTCAAGTGAATAGGAACTAAAATGATGTCCTGCTTGAACAGATTCACATTTCTAGTCCATCTTTTTACTGCTCTGTAGCCTTCGGAAAgaagtttgggatagaagaaaGTACTAAAAGCATAGACTCTTGGATAGTTGTCTTTTTTGCCTCTTTCCATCAGAAGATTCATGTAGAAATTAACGACCTGTTTGgtaaaaagcaaacatgaaatgtaaaataagaCAGTGCTCACCGAattaaaaaggtaaaaaaagcagagaagcaatGCTTCCAGAAGACTAACTTCTAGAAACTATGTAATCCAAGAAATACAGGAGCTTCTAGAAACACTGGGCCTTTATATACCTAAAGTAAGGAACGACAGATGTTTGTAAGTGCTGCAGTGAAGGTCCTCAAATAACTGAAATCAGACATCTGTACACAGTGAGGACATTTTAAGACATACAGAACAGGAAcatcactgtgctgcagcaagTTTTACCTCATCATTTAGCCAGCGACGGTTGCCCAGTGTCTGGATGTCCTCACGGGTAAGTCTTAGTTTGAAGGCACTGCTCATGATCTCATCTGGTTTACCTTCGCCCAGCGCAGCCATGACCTCTCTCTCCATGTCCTGAAGCAAGCAATTGAATGGGAAAGGACCTGTGAGCACACCAACCTGTGGGCAGCTTTCAGTCGAAACAAGGTCTGCTAAGTGAAGACTTGAGTGATAAGACTACCACAGCAGGCATTTTCCATGCCAAGGCATGTAAGTCAGGAACCTAAAAGAACTTAAAAGTGGGGACCTCCAAAGGGAACTGAAGTATCTACACTGGAGTCATGCATTCAGGAGTCTCAGTTGTGCGTGTAACTGTTGTTGTATGGATATTTCCATCTAAGCCTGCTTAAGGGATGCAAAGCACACTTCCTTCTGGGCTACTGAAGtgagaaaaacaacttttttgccTTGTATGGAGCATCACACTGTCCAGAGTTTGTACACGCTCAATTTGCTTGCCCTTCCCAAACCAATCATCAGCAGGCCAAAAAGAAGGTACTCAGTTACATCAGCAGGACTTCAAGGAATCAGAGCAGCTAAATACTTGGATCCTGCTCACACAGCTCCCACAAACCCTTATGTGAGCACAACTAAAGGAGCGTGTGGCTTGCATCAAACCCTTTAAAATCAGATTTACTGCTGACCCTTGTTCTGTGGATGTTCTGTGAGTGGTGAATGCAAGCTCTGAACACTGCAAAATAGGCTCAAGAATCATCTGCAAAAAAATGGAGTTACCTGTGGATGTTTTAAAGCTTTCTAATTTGAACAACAGACTGACAACTATGGTACCTCTGTGAGCGGAGGAAGgtcttctcttctttcagatcttgggaatttcttttcctccacatCAAAGGCAGATggttttccagactgaacaggtGCCAGATGCAATTCAAAGGAGCCCTCCTCTGAGATTTCATCTCCACACTGTCTCCGTTAGACAAAAAGAAGTCAAGCTAGCAAGCAAATTTGCTAGGGGATAATGCAAAGTCTTGCTCATGTATAAAACTGGAAGTGTATTTTGAATATGCATCCATACATCCACATATCCACATACATCTGAGTAACAAGCTTACCCCTGTGCTGGCTTGTTTCTCTTGtcttttcttgtcttccttttcAGCTGTTGTACAATAACttcaaaaggaaacagagagaaGCAGGCTATAGCAGTATTGTCCTGCATAATTCTTTCACATCCATCTTCTGGTTAAGAAATGCATCATCACAGATCAGACCACCATACAAAAATCTCTCTTACTGGCTGTGCTTACTGCAACCAAACCCGAGCTTCCTTCAGCAACACAAAGCCATCTGTactcacactgctgctgctcaaatggttcacaaagaagaaatgagagacACAACTGGCTTGCAAGCAACTCCAGAGCCACAAGCTAGCTACTCCCATGTCACAACATTGAGATGAGTACAATTATTCTCTTTCTGGACACTGCTGGAACACACAGAACAATACCAAAGAAAAACCAAGACTCTACCTGGTCTCACCACTTTCCAGAGAGTGGCACgagctgctgccatctgcacAAAAAAGCATACAAGAAGTCAGCATTTAATGAGGATCAGGCAAACGTGTCTCTCAGATTatgaaggaaaagacaaaaaaaaacccaacaaccctGCTAATAATGACTACAAGGTTATGAAGTTTAAACTCTGGCAAACAGGCCTCCTGGATATTATGTGAAAGTGTATGAGCTCTGAAGCCCAGGATCTAAAGTCAATTTCAGTAGTTACATTCTTCAGCTTATCAGAAAAGATGATCTACAACAGAAACTAACTTGTTATAAAGAGAGGCGCTGTGCTACTCCAGGAAAGAAGCAATTTGctggtgtatgggaactgctgagtcccagtctgaaccactgattgagcacctggggaaaggagcCGGTCAGCCCTGcgagcacaggtgaaagcaattggggtggagcctggcttcacctctcttagaccccccatttaagggctgacagCTActagggaaggatctctggcTGGAGGTCCCTTCCTTGGGAAGTTTCCCTTGTGAGCCCAGATCTTCAGAGACAGGTGAGCCCTTTTATAACATCATCCCATTTTATGCTACTCCCTTTTGCTATTTCACTCCTGTATCGCTTTTCCACCAGGTTTATCTTTCAGATTGTAACAGCTGGCTTAGTGTAGAAGCTCTGATATTGTGGATATGTTCATGTAGGAAGGGATTAAACAGTAATGCATCCTCACAACTCTGAGTGAGGTAACCTAAAGGGTACACACACATCAATGTGTCCTCCTCCATCAGCACAAAGGGTCAGATATAACAGACTTACTGGCACAGTGTGCAGTTACTTCTGCAACTAAGAACATCTCTGGTACAATACTGGCATAGAGGTACAACTTTAAACAAAGCTTTTCACTTACAAAGCTATTTCAGCTAACAACTATCTCTGGTTTTGTTCCTGCTCTCCCAAATGAGGCAGCTCGTTTTGTTCTAAGAGCCAATGTAAGCTATACCAGCTCTGGCATAGCACAAAATATACCTTCAAGATTTAAATGCTCTATTTTGTAAGCCTAGCtataaaacaaagcagctaTAAAGCAGAGGTCACTCACCAGGTTTTGGTGTCACAAGCCGAGCAGCATCCCCTCcacatttttgttcttccaCGTAACTTGTACCAACCAGTGTTTCTTTGGTGTAAATCTCAACACTTTggtgcagcaggaaaaaaaaagcaaacagaagaatcAGAACTTCTGTATGTGCAGTATTTGTTATCAGTGCACACCAATCTGTATGCGATCTGTGTTTTATAGGCCAATGCAGCACTCTGTCACTGTCCCTGACCAAC
Above is a window of Gallus gallus isolate bGalGal1 chromosome 9, bGalGal1.mat.broiler.GRCg7b, whole genome shotgun sequence DNA encoding:
- the SENP2 gene encoding sentrin-specific protease 2, with product MYQWLLAAVGSLFAAARRSAPPPAPRKRPFRSAEPPLEEDPDQAQPKRRRSGSEPPGEASTSAEVNLPARAADKHWTISDNCITSTTTLGEEPPSTPYDPSSEIPTSPVLEKLQIDNMPFESDAYFDRVPLALSPVTIPQQSSNKNGKYYTEPTADDTLTPRPPINEQYEPKPSTSGIGKTGRPWRTVEEDVQREEKEKYKQLLKLLKDKYAKYRPTPKPTSCNVEIYTKETLVGTSYVEEQKCGGDAARLVTPKPDGSSSCHSLESGETSYCTTAEKEDKKRQEKQASTGCGDEISEEGSFELHLAPVQSGKPSAFDVEEKKFPRSERREDLPPLTEDMEREVMAALGEGKPDEIMSSAFKLRLTREDIQTLGNRRWLNDEVVNFYMNLLMERGKKDNYPRVYAFSTFFYPKLLSEGYRAVKRWTRNVNLFKQDIILVPIHLRSHWTLVVVDVRKKTITYFDSFGKKGDKICETVLQYLQEESWEKQNVKLSSSEWTLHSMESHEIPQQSNGSDCGVFMCKYADYVSRDKPITFTENNMPYFRKRMVWEIIHQQLL